One Halobacterium sp. DL1 DNA window includes the following coding sequences:
- a CDS encoding DNA-binding protein — protein MNHVRLTLDAGGREAEIHPMFDLIVNAPYVDRATAMHWNFSGDELGIMHYVEGDREPFEAAIAEIPEVLDYELTPAGPNDFYVYIRDATNEAVRELFELVDHGPVVAIPPIEYAADGTVSYSAFGPAADIQAVVERIPDPIDVTVTEVGGMERVPGVLDSLLSDRQREALDAAFTLGYYEIPRTASHEDVADAIGCAPSTAAEHLRKAESTQLRSFLGD, from the coding sequence ATGAACCACGTCCGCCTGACCCTCGACGCGGGCGGCCGCGAGGCCGAGATACACCCGATGTTCGACCTCATCGTCAACGCGCCGTACGTCGACCGGGCGACCGCGATGCACTGGAACTTCTCCGGTGACGAACTCGGCATCATGCACTACGTGGAGGGCGACCGGGAGCCGTTCGAGGCGGCCATCGCGGAGATTCCCGAGGTGCTCGACTACGAACTCACGCCCGCCGGGCCCAACGACTTCTACGTCTACATCAGGGACGCGACCAACGAGGCGGTCCGGGAACTGTTCGAACTCGTCGACCACGGCCCGGTCGTCGCGATACCCCCGATAGAGTACGCCGCGGACGGGACGGTGTCGTACTCCGCGTTTGGGCCCGCGGCGGACATCCAGGCGGTCGTCGAACGAATCCCCGACCCGATCGACGTGACTGTCACGGAGGTCGGCGGGATGGAGCGGGTGCCCGGCGTGCTCGACTCGCTGTTGAGCGACCGCCAGCGGGAGGCCCTCGACGCCGCGTTCACTCTGGGCTACTACGAGATTCCCCGCACGGCCAGCCACGAGGACGTCGCCGACGCCATCGGCTGCGCACCGAGCACGGCGGCCGAACACCTGCGAAAGGCCGAGTCGACGCAGCTCAGGTCGTTCCTCGGGGACTGA
- a CDS encoding epimerase — protein MPTRTLLTGATGTLGATLLPRLQADGHDVLAASRSPPTDGDARWQTLDLTDGTGVEDAVSDVDVVVHAATAPQGDSEAVDVRGTERLVEAATEAGVSNFLYVSIVGVDEIPFSYYQHKREAEEIIETSDVPTTIVRATQFHSFVGDLLDGVSRLPVWPLPTRLRVQPIAVEDAADAIVEHAAADPAGRVPPVGGPEVLTLGELATAYRAARGLRRLIVRLPLPGKVAGGFRAGEGTCPDRTVGSVTWEEWLETRYGSGTGER, from the coding sequence ATGCCCACTCGGACCCTGCTCACTGGCGCAACGGGGACGCTCGGAGCGACGTTGCTCCCGCGACTCCAGGCCGACGGACACGACGTGCTCGCGGCGAGTCGGTCGCCGCCGACCGACGGCGACGCGAGATGGCAGACGCTCGACCTGACCGACGGAACAGGCGTGGAAGATGCGGTGAGTGACGTTGACGTCGTCGTGCACGCGGCGACTGCCCCACAGGGAGACAGCGAGGCCGTCGACGTGCGCGGCACCGAACGCCTGGTCGAGGCGGCGACTGAAGCGGGCGTTTCCAACTTCCTCTACGTCTCCATCGTCGGCGTCGACGAGATTCCGTTCTCCTACTACCAGCACAAGCGGGAGGCGGAGGAAATCATCGAGACGAGCGACGTGCCCACGACAATCGTCCGCGCGACGCAGTTCCACTCCTTCGTCGGTGACCTGCTCGACGGCGTGTCACGTCTCCCGGTGTGGCCGCTCCCCACCAGGCTACGGGTCCAGCCCATCGCCGTCGAGGACGCCGCGGACGCCATCGTCGAGCACGCGGCGGCGGACCCCGCGGGCCGAGTGCCGCCGGTAGGCGGCCCGGAGGTGCTGACGCTCGGCGAACTCGCAACGGCGTACCGCGCCGCGAGAGGGCTCCGTCGCCTAATCGTCCGCCTGCCCCTCCCGGGAAAGGTCGCCGGCGGATTCCGCGCGGGCGAGGGCACCTGCCCCGACCGAACGGTCGGGTCGGTGACGTGGGAGGAGTGGCTCGAGACCCGATACGGGAGCGGAACAGGGGAACGGTGA
- a CDS encoding succinate-semialdehyde dehdyrogenase (in Escherichia coli this enzyme appears to be an NAD+/NADP+-dependent succinate semialdehyde dehydrogenase), protein MQVINPATGEQVETYDDHTESDVDDALDRAIVAFDEWRERPMREREELLANAADVLRENKREYAETMTREMGKPIEQGVSEVEKCAWGCDHYAENASAYLGEDGHPSPAGSNVKTVHEPLGPVLAVMPWNFPFWQVFRFAAPYLTAGNVGLLKHASNVPGCAVAIEEVFREAGYPEDVFQSLLIPSDLVADILEDDRCRAATVTGSGPAGQAVASTAGENLKKTVLELGGSDPFVVLDDADVEAAAETGAWARNQNGGQSCIAAKRFIVHEDVYDEFLDRFVDEVESLTVGDPTDEETDVGPQARPDLLEELDEQVQESIEAGANVVTGGEPMDREGSFYPPTILTDVPEGCPADSEETFGPVAAVWSVEDEHAAVEKANDTEFGLGASVWTEDRERGERAAKRIEAGCVYVNQLVKSDPRVPFGGVKESGYGRELAEAGIKEFVNRKTVWVE, encoded by the coding sequence ATGCAGGTGATCAACCCAGCCACCGGTGAGCAGGTCGAGACGTACGACGACCACACCGAGAGCGACGTCGACGACGCACTGGACCGCGCGATAGTGGCGTTCGACGAGTGGCGGGAGCGGCCGATGCGCGAGCGCGAGGAGCTGCTAGCGAACGCGGCCGACGTCCTCCGCGAGAACAAGCGGGAGTACGCCGAGACGATGACCCGCGAGATGGGGAAACCCATCGAACAGGGCGTCTCGGAGGTCGAGAAATGCGCGTGGGGCTGCGACCACTACGCCGAGAACGCGAGCGCCTACCTCGGCGAAGACGGCCACCCGAGTCCAGCAGGGTCGAACGTGAAAACCGTGCACGAACCGCTGGGCCCCGTGCTCGCGGTGATGCCGTGGAACTTCCCGTTCTGGCAGGTGTTCCGGTTCGCCGCCCCCTATCTGACTGCCGGCAACGTCGGCCTGCTGAAGCACGCCTCGAACGTCCCGGGGTGTGCTGTCGCCATCGAGGAGGTGTTCCGAGAGGCCGGCTACCCCGAGGACGTCTTCCAGTCGCTGCTCATTCCCTCGGACCTCGTCGCCGATATCCTCGAGGACGACCGCTGCCGCGCGGCGACGGTCACCGGCAGCGGCCCGGCGGGGCAGGCGGTCGCCTCGACGGCCGGCGAGAATCTCAAGAAGACGGTGCTGGAACTCGGCGGGAGCGACCCGTTCGTCGTCCTCGACGACGCTGACGTCGAGGCAGCCGCGGAGACCGGCGCGTGGGCGCGCAACCAGAACGGCGGGCAGTCCTGCATCGCGGCCAAGCGCTTCATCGTCCACGAGGACGTCTACGACGAGTTCCTCGACCGGTTCGTCGACGAGGTCGAGTCGCTGACCGTCGGCGACCCGACCGACGAGGAGACGGACGTCGGCCCGCAGGCACGCCCGGACCTCCTCGAGGAACTCGACGAACAGGTCCAGGAGAGCATCGAAGCCGGGGCGAACGTCGTCACCGGTGGCGAGCCGATGGACCGCGAGGGCTCGTTCTACCCGCCGACCATCCTGACGGACGTCCCGGAGGGCTGCCCCGCGGACAGCGAGGAGACGTTCGGCCCCGTCGCCGCGGTGTGGTCGGTCGAGGACGAGCACGCTGCCGTCGAGAAGGCCAACGACACGGAGTTCGGTCTCGGCGCGAGCGTCTGGACGGAGGACCGAGAGCGAGGTGAGCGCGCCGCCAAGCGCATCGAAGCCGGCTGCGTCTACGTCAACCAGCTCGTCAAATCCGACCCCCGCGTGCCCTTCGGTGGCGTCAAGGAGTCGGGCTACGGGCGCGAACTCGCCGAGGCCGGTATCAAGGAGTTCGTCAACCGGAAGACGGTGTGGGTGGAGTAG